The proteins below are encoded in one region of Belonocnema kinseyi isolate 2016_QV_RU_SX_M_011 chromosome 1, B_treatae_v1, whole genome shotgun sequence:
- the LOC117182978 gene encoding serine/threonine-protein kinase tousled-like 1 produces the protein MDQLQAALDPRKQELLEARLLGARPSAGSQIQTGPQSSVNSGQSIHSSDSNMSTGSNHSDKEIDPNTPEKVPRTPSERKRRRKADDSGGGSASTKLSRPMIPDKKINDFFAKPHHSPQAPQPLVDFALMHPPRSHPQLPPGAMVNKQMQTELTCQLIQELETQASSDLELHNNKIDELNRTAEELRHQVASQKKVIEEQKLHINKCIDVVKKLLQEKSNIEKKEARQKCMQNRLRLGQFVTQRVGATFQENWTDGYAFQELARRQEEITTEREEIDRQKKSLLKKRPSNSETGRKRNQAQSALHNGTEATFLKPDAVPGSYTWQEYYVADEILKLRQNALKKEDADLQLEMEKLERERNLHIRELKRIHNEDQSRFNSHPVLNERYLLLMLLGKGGFSEVHKAFDLKEQRYVACKVHQLNKDWKEDKKANYIKHALREYNIHKALDHPRVVKLYDVFEIDANSFCTVLEYCDGHDLDFYLKQHKTIPEREARSIVMQVVSALKYLNEIKPPVIHYDLKPGNILLTEGNVCGEIKITDFGLSKVMDEENYNPDHGMDLTSQGAGTYWYLPPECFVVGKNPPKISSKVDVWSVGVIFYQCLYGKKPFGHNQSQATILEENTILKATEVQFANKPTVSNEAKGFIRSCLAYRKEERIDVLALAKQEYLQPPTPKHGRQANSQQQLQQQQQQQLQQQTSFTTGMFSGMNASSSS, from the coding sequence ATGGATCAACTTCAGGCCGCCCTGGACCCCAGGAAGCAGGAACTGTTGGAGGCCCGCTTGCTCGGAGCTCGGCCGTCTGCAGGGTCACAGATCCAGACGGGTCCCCAGTCCTCCGTAAACTCTGGTCAGTCCATTCACAGTTCAGACTCTAACATGAGCACGGGCTCAAACCACAGTGATAAAGAAATAGACCCCAATACTCCCGAGAAAGTTCCTCGGACTCCCTCGGAGCGCAAGAGGAGACGCAAGGCTGACGACTCTGGCGGTGGTTCCGCCTCGACAAAGCTCTCCCGACCGATGATCCCCGACAAGAAAATCAATGACTTCTTCGCTAAGCCTCACCACTCGCCCCAGGCCCCACAACCCCTCGTCGACTTTGCTCTCATGCATCCACCGAGATCTCATCCCCAACTTCCACCCGGCGCTATGGTCAACAAACAAATGCAGACCGAGCTCACTTGCCAACTCATCCAGGAACTCGAGACGCAAGCCTCCTCTGACCTCGAGCTCCACAACAACAAAATCGACGAGCTCAATCGGACCGCCGAGGAGCTCAGGCATCAAGTGGCTAGTCAGAAGAAAGTGATCGAGGAGCAGAAGCTGCATATTAATAAGTGTATAGACGTGGTTAAGAAGCTTCTCCAGGAGAAGTCAAACATTGAGAAGAAGGAGGCCAGACAGAAGTGCATGCAGAATCGACTCAGGCTCGGTCAGTTTGTCACTCAGAGGGTAGGCGCGACGTTTCAGGAGAACTGGACCGACGGCTACGCCTTTCAGGAGCTCGCCAGACGCCAGGAGGAGATTACAACCGAGCGTGAGGAGATTGACCGGCAGAAGAAGTCCCTGCTGAAAAAGAGGCCCTCGAATTCCGAGACAGGAAGGAAGAGAAATCAGGCGCAGTCTGCCCTCCACAATGGCACCGAAGCCACTTTTCTGAAGCCCGACGCAGTGCCTGGCTCATACACATGGCAGGAATACTACGTGGctgatgaaattttgaaattgcggCAGAACGCGCTGAAGAAGGAGGACGCGGATCTTCAATTGGAGATGGAGAAACTCGAGCGGGAGCGCAATCTTCACATTCGTGAGCTGAAGCGGATCCACAATGAGGATCAGTCCAGGTTTAACTCGCATCCGGTTCTCAATGAGAGATACCTGCTCTTGATGCTGCTTGGCAAAGGCGGCTTTAGCGAAGTTCACAAGGCCTTTGACCTGAAGGAGCAGCGCTATGTCGCCTGCAAGGTGCATCAACTCAACAAAGACTGGAAGGAGGACAAGAAGGCAAATTATATCAAGCACGCCCTCCGAGAATACAATATTCACAAGGCACTCGATCATCCGCGGGTCGTGAAACTCTACGACGTCTTTGAGATTGACGCAAACTCGTTCTGCACCGTTCTTGAGTACTGCGACGGTCACGATCTCGACTTTTACCTCAAGCAGCACAAGACGATCCCCGAGAGGGAGGCGAGGTCGATTGTGATGCAGGTTGTCTCTGCGCTCAAGTACCTCAACGAAATCAAACCTCCGGTGATCCACTATGATCTAAAACCAGGCAACATTCTTCTAACGGAGGGGAACGTTTGTGGGGAGATAAAGATAACGGACTTTGGACTGAGTAAAGTGATGGACGAGGAGAATTATAATCCGGATCACGGGATGGATTTGACGTCACAGGGTGCGGGAACCTACTGGTATTTGCCGCCCGAGTGTTTTGTCGTGGGTAAAAATCCGCCCAAGATATCGTCGAAGGTTGATGTGTGGAGTGTCGGGGTGATTTTCTATCAGTGTCTCTACGGCAAGAAGCCGTTTGGGCACAATCAGAGCCAGGCGACGATTCTCGAGGAGAATACAATTCTGAAGGCGACGGAGGTGCAGTTTGCGAATAAGCCGACGGTGAGCAATGAGGCGAAGGGATTTATAAGGAGTTGCCTGGCGTACAGAAAGGAGGAGAGGATCGATGTGTTGGCGCTCGCGAAACAGGAGTATCTGCAGCCGCCGACACCGAAACACGGCCGACAGGCGAATAGTCAGCAGCAGTTGCAGCAGCAACAGCAGCAGCAGCTGCAGCAACAGACTTCGTTCACCACTGGGATGTTCAGTGGGATGAACGCATCGAGCAGTTCGTAG